A single Actinomycetes bacterium DNA region contains:
- a CDS encoding endonuclease/exonuclease/phosphatase family protein: MGSLRTVGLVAAALSLLTALSAVPATASSPDLVVSQIHDIQDAAHVSPFSGEDVSGVEGVVTVERSSSFWMQDPTPDTDQATSEGILVFGSGVGAVVSVGDHVSVSGRVLEFRPGGASADNLTTTEISTPGLSVAVLSSGNPLPAPTVVGAGGRVPPSMVIEDDASGSVETSGVFDPASDGIDFYESLEGMRVQVNQALVVGPRNQFGEIPVVGDQGAHAGVDTVRGGIVIRPEDFNPERIILDDTLLATPVANVGDGFTTSVVGVMDYSFGNFKLNVTAPLTRADGGLQREATRAPQDREIVVGTYNVENLDPGDGGAFARHAELIVHNLRSPDLLAIEEVQDNDGAANSSITDASVTWRLLIDAIRAAGGPAYQYRQIDPVDDQDGGQPGGNIRVGFLFRTDRGLSFVDRPGGDATTATTVVDQPAGPQLSFSPGRVDPQDPAFVDTRKSLAGEFRMHGKKVFVIANHFSSKGDDDPLFGRWQPPIRYSEQARHAQARVVNDFVDELVAVDPQANVIVLGDINDFEFSDTVELLEGGVLTTLMDTLPKAERYSYVFEGNSQVLDQILVSNTLLGNFPIDYDPVHVNAEFADQASDHDPQVARLDLRGRPSPE, encoded by the coding sequence ATGGGTTCGTTGCGCACCGTCGGGCTGGTGGCCGCGGCCCTCAGCCTCTTGACAGCGCTGTCTGCCGTCCCAGCGACCGCCAGCTCGCCGGACCTGGTCGTCAGCCAGATCCACGACATCCAGGACGCCGCCCATGTCTCGCCCTTCAGCGGCGAGGACGTCTCGGGCGTGGAGGGGGTCGTCACCGTCGAGCGTTCCAGCAGCTTTTGGATGCAGGACCCCACCCCGGACACCGATCAGGCCACCTCCGAGGGCATCCTCGTGTTCGGCTCCGGCGTCGGCGCTGTGGTCAGTGTCGGCGATCACGTGAGCGTGAGCGGACGAGTGCTTGAGTTCCGGCCCGGCGGCGCGTCGGCCGACAACCTGACCACCACCGAGATCAGCACGCCGGGGCTCAGCGTGGCCGTCCTCTCCAGCGGCAACCCCCTGCCCGCCCCCACGGTCGTGGGGGCGGGGGGACGGGTCCCGCCCTCGATGGTGATCGAGGACGACGCCTCGGGGAGCGTGGAGACCAGCGGGGTGTTCGACCCGGCCTCCGACGGGATCGACTTCTACGAGAGCCTGGAGGGGATGCGCGTCCAGGTGAACCAGGCCCTCGTGGTCGGTCCGCGCAATCAGTTCGGCGAGATCCCGGTGGTCGGCGACCAGGGCGCGCACGCGGGCGTCGACACCGTCCGCGGCGGCATCGTCATCCGCCCAGAGGACTTCAACCCCGAGCGGATCATCCTGGACGACACCCTGCTGGCGACCCCGGTGGCGAACGTCGGGGACGGCTTCACCACGTCGGTGGTGGGGGTCATGGACTACAGCTTCGGCAACTTCAAGCTGAACGTCACCGCCCCGCTCACCCGCGCCGACGGCGGCCTGCAGCGCGAGGCGACCCGTGCTCCGCAGGATCGGGAGATCGTGGTGGGGACCTACAACGTCGAGAACCTGGATCCAGGCGACGGCGGGGCCTTCGCGCGCCACGCCGAGCTGATCGTGCACAACCTGCGCTCGCCCGACCTGCTCGCGATCGAGGAGGTGCAGGACAACGACGGCGCAGCCAACAGCTCCATCACCGACGCCTCGGTCACCTGGAGGCTGCTGATCGACGCGATCCGGGCCGCCGGCGGGCCGGCCTACCAGTACCGGCAGATCGACCCGGTGGACGACCAGGACGGCGGCCAGCCAGGCGGCAACATCCGGGTCGGCTTCCTGTTCCGCACCGACCGCGGCCTCAGTTTCGTCGACCGCCCCGGCGGCGACGCCACCACGGCGACCACCGTGGTCGACCAGCCCGCGGGGCCGCAACTGTCGTTCAGCCCGGGCCGGGTCGACCCCCAGGACCCGGCGTTCGTGGATACCCGCAAGTCGCTGGCCGGCGAGTTCCGCATGCATGGCAAGAAGGTGTTCGTGATCGCCAACCACTTCAGCTCCAAGGGTGACGACGACCCGCTGTTTGGCCGGTGGCAGCCGCCGATCCGCTACAGCGAGCAGGCCCGCCACGCCCAGGCGCGGGTCGTCAACGACTTCGTGGACGAGCTGGTGGCGGTCGATCCCCAGGCGAACGTGATCGTGCTTGGCGACATCAACGACTTCGAGTTCTCCGACACGGTCGAGCTCCTAGAAGGGGGCGTGCTCACGACACTGATGGACACCCTGCCCAAGGCCGAGCGCTACTCGTATGTGTTCGAGGGCAACTCGCAGGTGCTCGACCAGATCCTGGTGAGCAACACCCTGCTTGGAAACTTCCCGATCGACTACGATCCGGTGCACGTCAACGCCGAGTTCGCCGACCAGGCCTCCGACCACGATCCGCAGGTGGCTCGCCT
- a CDS encoding cytochrome P450 yields the protein MSTTPGALGFAPWDLAFVADPYPVYAELRERGPVHYDEATDHWLVPRYADVNALLRDRRFARTYLHVATHAEMGRPEESDWHEPFWELIRNGMLDREPPDHTRLRKLVSKAFTPPMVERLRGRVQAVMEGLVDQVAGTGTADLVAAVAEPLSVTVIAEMLGVPAADQHLLRPWSAGICGMYELNPTDDAARRAVQASVEFSEYLLALVRERRARPADDLVTALTRVVDEGDRLTEGELVGTCVLLLNAGHEATVNVTGNGWWALFRNPDQLARVRADPSLVPRAVEELMRYDTPLQMFERWVLEDADIHGVTVPQGAELGLLFGSANRDPAVFARPDALDVARAPNPHLSFGAGTHFCLGAPLARLELEVSFATLLRRLPGMELATEPAWRPAYIVRGLERLDVTF from the coding sequence ATGAGCACGACGCCGGGCGCCCTGGGCTTCGCCCCTTGGGATCTCGCGTTCGTCGCCGACCCCTACCCGGTCTACGCCGAGCTGCGGGAGCGCGGCCCGGTCCACTACGACGAGGCCACCGACCACTGGCTCGTGCCGCGCTACGCCGACGTGAACGCGCTGCTGCGGGACCGCCGCTTCGCCCGCACCTACCTGCACGTCGCCACCCACGCCGAGATGGGCCGGCCCGAGGAGTCCGACTGGCACGAGCCGTTCTGGGAGCTGATCCGCAACGGCATGCTGGACCGCGAGCCCCCCGACCACACCCGCCTTCGCAAGCTGGTCTCCAAGGCGTTCACCCCGCCGATGGTCGAGCGGCTCCGCGGCCGCGTCCAGGCGGTCATGGAGGGCCTGGTCGACCAGGTGGCCGGCACGGGCACCGCCGACCTCGTGGCCGCGGTCGCCGAGCCGCTGTCGGTGACGGTCATCGCCGAGATGCTCGGCGTGCCAGCAGCCGACCAGCACCTGCTGCGGCCGTGGTCGGCCGGGATCTGCGGGATGTACGAGCTGAACCCAACCGACGACGCCGCCCGGCGGGCGGTACAGGCCAGCGTCGAGTTCTCCGAGTACCTGCTGGCGCTGGTCCGCGAGCGGCGCGCCCGCCCGGCCGACGACCTGGTCACCGCCCTCACCCGGGTCGTCGACGAGGGCGACCGGCTCACCGAGGGGGAGCTGGTCGGCACCTGCGTCCTGCTGCTCAACGCCGGACACGAGGCGACCGTCAACGTGACCGGCAACGGCTGGTGGGCGCTGTTCCGCAACCCCGACCAGCTCGCGCGGGTCCGGGCAGACCCCTCGCTGGTGCCGCGTGCGGTCGAGGAGCTCATGCGGTACGACACGCCGCTGCAGATGTTCGAGCGCTGGGTCCTCGAGGACGCCGACATCCACGGCGTGACCGTGCCCCAAGGCGCCGAGCTGGGACTCCTGTTCGGCTCCGCCAACCGTGACCCGGCCGTGTTCGCCCGGCCCGACGCCCTGGACGTCGCCAGGGCGCCCAACCCGCACCTGTCGTTCGGGGCCGGCACCCATTTCTGCCTGGGCGCGCCCCTGGCCCGGCTGGAGCTCGAGGTCTCGTTCGCGACCCTGCTCCGCCGCCTGCCCGGCATGGAGCTGGCCACCGAGCCGGCCTGGCGGCCCGCCTACATCGTCCGCGGGCTCGAACGGCTCGACGTGACCTTCTAG
- a CDS encoding xanthine dehydrogenase family protein molybdopterin-binding subunit encodes MQSNHLGGPEGRLGDSGGRLGGTGGPVGGAGGRVGGPVGRVEDPPLVTGAARYTDDLAAPGALHAAFVRSVVAHALVTGIDTAEAAAMPGVAGVFTAADLGLPPLSPDGAPAAFARPVLATERVRFLGEALAVVVADTRAAAVDAAELVGVDYEPLAAVTDPVRALDPGAPVLFPEHGSNLVVERPWRGPPAGLDEAEVVVRARFVNQRLAPVPMEPGAALAVPDPETGGITLWTPCQAPFSVREEVAAALGLDEELVRVVSPAAGGGFGARIAVTPEQLVVAALALRLGRPVRHAESRSETMLAMTHGRAQVQEVELGAGADGILSGLRVRLLADCGAYPLATYLPELTRRMASGVYRIPRIEVDVVCVATNTTPVASYRGAGRPEATALLERAVDLLAAELRLDPAELRRRNLIPADAFPYRTASGASYDSGDYAGALRCAVEAAGYEDLRAEQAERRRRGAAAQLGIGLSVYVEMTGWQSEVGVCTVGVDGRVTVATGTSPQGQGHETAWAQLVAGTLGLPGEAVRVVHSDTGRVPRGNGTMGSRSLQIGGSAVLQAGQRVLAKARELAAHLLEAPVEDVVVFEGEGLGVAGAPETALSWARLAEAAADPAWLPPGMEPGLSAEVDFEQAGNTFPFGAHLAVAEVDVETGRARLVRHVAVDDCGRILNPMLVEGQVHGGIAQGVAQALFEEVRYDEEGNCVTGTLASYAMPSAADLPGFETMHTETPTPLNPLGAKGIGESGTIGSTPAVHNAVVDALAHLGVTHVDMPLTPERVWRAIQAARR; translated from the coding sequence ATGCAGTCCAACCACCTCGGCGGCCCCGAGGGCCGGCTCGGCGACAGCGGCGGCCGGCTCGGCGGCACCGGCGGCCCGGTCGGCGGCGCCGGAGGCCGGGTCGGCGGGCCCGTGGGCCGGGTCGAGGACCCGCCCCTGGTCACCGGGGCGGCCCGGTACACCGACGACCTGGCCGCGCCCGGGGCGCTGCACGCCGCCTTCGTCCGCTCGGTGGTAGCCCACGCCCTGGTCACCGGCATCGACACCGCGGAGGCGGCCGCCATGCCCGGGGTCGCAGGCGTGTTCACCGCCGCCGACCTCGGCCTGCCGCCGCTGTCACCGGACGGCGCGCCGGCCGCCTTCGCCCGGCCCGTCCTGGCCACCGAGCGGGTCCGGTTCCTCGGCGAGGCGCTGGCGGTGGTGGTGGCCGACACCCGGGCGGCGGCGGTCGACGCCGCGGAGCTGGTCGGCGTCGACTACGAGCCACTGGCGGCGGTGACCGACCCGGTGCGCGCGCTCGACCCCGGCGCGCCGGTGCTCTTCCCCGAGCACGGCAGCAACCTCGTGGTCGAGCGGCCCTGGCGAGGACCTCCGGCCGGGCTGGACGAGGCCGAGGTGGTGGTTCGGGCCCGGTTCGTCAACCAGCGGCTGGCGCCGGTGCCGATGGAGCCGGGCGCCGCCTTGGCCGTGCCTGACCCGGAGACCGGAGGGATCACCCTGTGGACGCCCTGCCAGGCGCCGTTCTCCGTGCGCGAGGAGGTCGCGGCCGCGCTCGGGCTCGACGAGGAGCTGGTCCGGGTGGTCTCCCCCGCGGCCGGGGGCGGGTTCGGCGCCCGGATCGCCGTCACCCCCGAGCAGCTCGTGGTGGCCGCGCTCGCCCTGCGGCTCGGCCGGCCGGTCCGCCACGCCGAGAGCCGCTCCGAGACGATGCTGGCCATGACCCACGGCCGCGCCCAGGTCCAGGAGGTCGAGCTGGGCGCGGGCGCCGACGGCATCCTCAGCGGTCTCAGGGTCCGGCTGCTGGCCGACTGTGGCGCCTACCCGCTCGCCACCTACCTGCCCGAGCTGACGCGGAGGATGGCCTCGGGCGTCTACCGCATCCCCCGTATCGAGGTCGACGTGGTCTGTGTGGCGACCAACACCACCCCGGTGGCGTCCTACCGGGGTGCCGGCCGGCCCGAGGCGACCGCCCTGCTCGAGCGGGCGGTCGACCTGCTCGCCGCCGAGCTGCGGCTCGACCCGGCCGAGCTGCGCCGCCGCAACCTGATCCCGGCCGACGCCTTCCCCTACCGGACCGCGTCCGGAGCCAGCTACGACTCGGGCGACTACGCGGGCGCGCTGCGGTGCGCCGTGGAGGCGGCCGGCTACGAGGACCTGAGGGCCGAGCAGGCCGAGCGCCGCCGCCGGGGCGCCGCAGCGCAGCTCGGCATCGGGCTGTCCGTCTACGTGGAGATGACCGGCTGGCAGTCCGAGGTGGGCGTCTGCACGGTGGGCGTGGACGGTCGGGTCACGGTGGCCACCGGAACGTCGCCGCAGGGGCAGGGGCACGAGACCGCCTGGGCCCAGCTCGTGGCCGGCACCCTCGGCCTGCCCGGCGAGGCGGTCCGGGTCGTCCACTCCGACACCGGCCGGGTCCCGAGGGGCAACGGGACCATGGGCTCGCGCTCCCTCCAGATCGGCGGGAGCGCGGTGCTCCAGGCCGGCCAGCGGGTCCTGGCCAAGGCCAGGGAGCTCGCCGCCCACCTGCTGGAGGCGCCGGTCGAGGACGTGGTGGTGTTCGAGGGTGAGGGGCTCGGGGTGGCGGGCGCGCCCGAGACCGCGCTGTCCTGGGCTCGGCTGGCCGAGGCGGCGGCCGACCCGGCCTGGCTGCCGCCCGGCATGGAGCCTGGGCTGTCCGCCGAGGTCGACTTCGAGCAGGCCGGCAACACCTTCCCGTTCGGCGCCCACCTGGCCGTGGCCGAGGTCGACGTCGAGACCGGCCGGGCCCGGCTCGTCCGCCACGTCGCCGTCGACGACTGCGGGCGCATCCTCAACCCGATGCTGGTCGAGGGCCAGGTCCACGGCGGCATCGCCCAGGGGGTGGCCCAGGCGCTGTTCGAGGAGGTCCGCTACGACGAGGAGGGCAACTGCGTGACCGGCACGCTGGCCTCCTACGCGATGCCGAGCGCGGCCGACCTGCCCGGCTTCGAGACCATGCACACCGAGACCCCGACGCCGCTGAACCCGCTCGGCGCCAAGGGCATCGGGGAGTCAGGCACGATCGGTTCGACGCCCGCCGTGCACAATGCCGTCGTCGACGCCCTCGCCCACCTCGGCGTGACCCACGTCGACATGCCGCTCACGCCCGAGCGGGTCTGGCGCGCGATCCAGGCCGCCAGACGCTGA
- a CDS encoding DedA family protein, with amino-acid sequence MIDTLLSPSHPPVAAAASGGQELTGFAGWVVDVVGALGSFGVGVLVALENLFPPIPSELVLPLAGYLASTGRMALITAIVAATAGSVAGALVLYWAGAAIGRARLVRIIDRVPLVDVADLERAEAWFDRYGGMAVLLGRLVPAVRSLISLPAGLERMPLLRFTLYTTLGSGVYNVVLISLGYVLGERWETVGRYSDYVNYAVYAAIVLTVVVLVGRRLAARRRETRGSDLTTR; translated from the coding sequence ATGATCGACACCCTTCTGTCCCCCTCCCACCCCCCGGTCGCGGCCGCCGCCTCGGGCGGCCAGGAGCTCACCGGATTCGCCGGCTGGGTCGTCGACGTGGTCGGCGCCCTGGGCAGCTTCGGCGTCGGCGTGCTGGTCGCGCTCGAGAACCTGTTCCCGCCGATCCCGAGCGAGCTGGTGCTGCCGCTCGCCGGCTACCTGGCCAGCACGGGCCGCATGGCGCTGATCACCGCCATCGTCGCCGCGACCGCCGGGTCGGTGGCTGGCGCGCTGGTGCTGTACTGGGCCGGCGCGGCGATCGGCCGGGCACGGCTGGTGCGCATCATCGACCGCGTCCCGCTCGTCGACGTGGCCGACCTGGAGCGGGCCGAGGCCTGGTTCGACCGCTACGGCGGCATGGCGGTCCTGCTCGGCCGGCTTGTCCCCGCGGTACGCAGCCTCATCTCGCTGCCCGCCGGCCTGGAGCGGATGCCGCTGCTCCGGTTCACCCTCTACACCACGCTCGGCAGCGGCGTCTACAACGTCGTGCTGATCAGCCTGGGGTACGTGCTCGGTGAGCGCTGGGAGACCGTCGGCCGGTACAGCGACTATGTGAACTACGCGGTCTACGCGGCCATTGTGCTCACCGTGGTCGTGCTCGTGGGACGGCGGCTGGCGGCCCGCCGCCGCGAGACGCGGGGGTCGGACCTGACGACTCGCTGA